A stretch of Aspergillus nidulans FGSC A4 chromosome VI DNA encodes these proteins:
- a CDS encoding DUF1917 domain-containing protein (transcript_id=CADANIAT00010063): MPKSMTLSPEDIFSDESSFYGSEEETTQMERVAATYNPETYWIRIHPHLLTTIQARNQEVNRQPSRSAEEKNKMAYSPMDIDTDTSYLPRNEPGPNESSTDFLKRVTPSTTREEDVGPWIYVHTDQLARHKEDQAAFITKGLEALDEFVDQERKLREENDQKKGSAIALSRKVKPLQRELERHVFEIARETNCITGKWMMFITPDQIDSYWQAVADATMKGLLGICAKVATLSGSDERNKARLMAVYTRDYDDIADVKRVLRKLVELKLVKRGERPIYYKRDALTYLNIKSGNRYGMKVTALSSVDVLGGKV; the protein is encoded by the exons ATGCCCAAATCCATGACTCTCAGTCCTGAGGATATATTCTCCGATGAATCTAGCTTCTATG GCTCTGAGGAAGAAACAACACAGATGGAAAGAGTGGCAGCCACATATAATCCAGAGACTTACTGGATAAGAATCCACCCGCACCTCCTAACCACAATCCAGGCTCGAAATCAAGAAGTAAACAGACAGCCCTCCAGATCGgccgaagaaaagaacaagatgGCTTATTCACCAATGGATATCGACACTGACACTAGCTACCTCCCTCGCAATGAACCGGGCCCAAATGAATCCAGCACCGACTTTCTCAAACGCGTAACTCCCTCAACTACAAGAGAGGAAGACGTCGGCCCCTGGATTTATGTGCATACAGACCAGCTTGCACGCCACAAAGAAGACCAAGCAGCATTTATCACCAAGGGTCTCGAAGCCCTAGATGAGTTTGTGGACCAAGAAAGAAAGTTGCGCGAAGAAAACGACCAAAAGAAGGGGAGCGCCATTGCCCTATCCCGAAAAGTGAAACCCTTACAGCGCGAGTTAGAAAGACACGTCTTCGAAATTGCACGCGAAACAAACTGCATCACGGGCAAGTGGATGATGTTCATTACGCCCGACCAGATTGATTCATACTGGCAAGCTGTTGCTGACGCCACAATGAAAGGGCTTCTGGGAATTTGCGCCAAGGTTGCTACGTTATCGGGTTCGGATGAGCGAAACAAGGCTCGGCTTATGGCGGTTTACACAAGGGACTATGACGATATTGCGGATGTGAAGCGCGTGTTGAGAAAGCTTGTGGAATTGAAGCTTGTGAAAAGAGGGGAACGACCGATTTATTACAAAAGGGATGCGCTGACGTATTTGAATATCAAATCGGGGAATCGCTATGGAATGAAGGTGACGGCGTTATCGAGTGTGGATGTATTGGGTGGGAAGGTCTGA
- a CDS encoding COG1/VPS51 family protein (transcript_id=CADANIAT00010064): MSTISSPRPSIASSRAYSPTPASSRRPSLDALNTSIAGSLSATSTPSTARAVSPSLHPRRNRAALRDYYNLKPSDAAGLGPNGRRSRSVPRHTDAGDISNPSTVVAGTELDSPDFDPQRYVNNLLATSSLATILKAENTLVGDIRTLDGERKALVYDNYSKLIRAVETIGKMRQSMDERGAPLTMTKTLGPAISFVAETAGSLIREGEVLRERMRESNPVRERERREKETVRWVLEAPGRLAKLVEDGKREEAEKDWEEVRRLLEKWEGVKGVAEVRTACEKAMQKEDEAD; encoded by the coding sequence ATGTCTACCATCTCCTCCCCACGCCCGTCCATTGCTTCGTCCCGCGCATACTCCCCAACACCCGCCTCCTCGCGACGCCCATCCCTCGACGCCCTAAACACCTCCATCGCCGGCAGTCTCAGTGCAACATCAACCCCCTCAACAGCCCGCGCCGTCTCACCATCCCTACATCCGCGCCGCAATCGCGCCGCCCTCCGAGACTATTATAACCTCAAGCCCTCCGACGCAGCGGGGCTCGGCCCCAATGGCCGCCGCTCGCGGAGCGTCCCCCGACACACCGATGCCGGCGACATCTCGAACCCGTCGACCGTGGTAGCAGGCACAGAGCTTGACAGTCCAGATTTTGATCCGCAGCGATACGTGAACAATCTTCTTGCTACGTCATCCCTGGCCACTATCTTAAAAGCGGAGAATACACTCGTTGGTGATATCCGTACACTAGATGGGGAGCGCAAGGCGCTGGTTTATGACAACTATTCGAAGCTCATTCGGGCTGTCGAGACGATAGGGAAGATGAGACAAAGTATGGACGAGAGGGGGGCACCATTAACTATGACGAAGACGCTTGGGCCAGCGATTTCATTTGTGGCAGAGACCGCGGGGAGTCTTATCCGGGAGGGGGAGGTACTAAGGGAGCGCATGAGGGAGAGTAATCCGGTGCgtgagagagagagaagggagaaagaaaCTGTGAGATGGGTGCTTGAAGCGCCAGGGAGGTTGGCGaagcttgttgaagatgggaagagggaagaggctgagaaggattGGGAGGAGGTGAGAAGGTTGCTGGAAAAGTGGGAAGGAGTTAAGGGTGTGGCTGAAGTCCGTACGGCCTGTGAGAAGGCCATGCAAAAGGAGGACGAAGCCGATTGA
- a CDS encoding SKI complex subunit tetratricopeptide repeat protein SKI3 (transcript_id=CADANIAT00010065), giving the protein MSSKSALKEVRAALDAKNFELAADKAKAIVKEQPQNYHANVFLGLAQDKLNHFLESERAYLAATRIKGDDKTAWQGLISLYERQGIQYLEQYREVVIKLGLVFAALDDKHRCQDVVDKYVAFTRKNGTRLQYKRALELHLPTSPLYDYLEGRLPHPAHTYQRLIEISESEEREFINREIGERRTRLGARIDQVTLEVKRDAYRRSELEELYRGIVNWSHDDQIRRTYEEKLLQRAYDVLTVLPANEKHAKREEVLQAARDMVIIKHPFELAWKIVLEWQDVENFSQWDRPFLEDFIEFFPGDDLTKVLKGFLASDLSPFPKEPAKRNEEAEKSENGNGEEVAAQDRLLMMVEGFEMSSASIVAHRIMAELYSSLEEYESVVDVCRKGLQNVDDLVRRTGISLQNTSDSLNIALANSLIYHQSPRNHPEAQRIFQDILQRHPTSTSCLLGIGLILKVDEDYPEAVNFLERALERDHSNLKVRGELSWCRALNGDLSSGLSGLQDVLEELQASEKENRVFKGEILYRIGYCQWEIDPSPAARKNRAGAYASFLASVQANISFAPAYTSLGLYYADYKKDKVRARRCFHKAFELSPSEIVAAERLARTFADQKEWDLVEAVSQRVVDSGKAKPAPGSKRKGYSWPYAALGTVQINKQQYPKSIVSFQAALRISPDDYHSWVGLGESYHNSGRYIAATKAFYHAQQLEPTLSNTEKGQIWFARYMLANVKRELGEYDDAIARYEEVLKIRPNELGVTIALLQTLTENSWKCLESGLFNDCAELARKAIIVAKSLATERADIFNLWKGVGDACAILSYVKSKAAKLPMKEVRGLLSTQLEASALCILTDVDDVGENHLTALDDGKDILTLANDCMYASILAYKRAIHVSLQDTHAQAVSWYNLGWAEYRASRCIKLVGEKKKQSRRLLKAAMRCFKRAIELEAGNSEFWNALGVVTTSMSPRVAQHAFVRSLHLNDRSAQVWTNLGTLYLIHNDIQLSNEAFTRAQSTDPDYSQAWVGQGFLALLFGEPREARGLFEHAFDISRSSSRLPKQQYTLTLFDHLVADASVSNEVSQLIQPLFTLYQLTSQDPSDLPFVHLFSLLAERIGEFSDAESNLRNLSLHVEAEYEVSESATSLSRYAQANADIARVLLARQEYEEAAEKAETALMLSSEEDSEKFEPEMYKNLRLSAHLTAGLAHYYMRAMDNAIDMFRDALQEADNSPDVVCLLAQVLWAKGGEEERTVARQQLFECVESYPDHVGAVTLLGAIALLDDDRDVIEAVESDLHNMITRDDIEIHQRARLIKLLTAISACVAGDSDVPSETRRIGEAAAAVMRAPYDPQGWLELSSAAQESHPAEMGVKTALQSVPPRSNLDANDLSKAYSQTGKASDALRAIMVAPWMQGGWQELSHIVSAT; this is encoded by the exons ATGTCAAGCAAATCGGCTCTCAAGGAGGTGCGGGCGGCCCTCGATGCGAAAAATTTCGAGCTTGCAGCCGACAAAGCCAAGGCCATTGTCAAGGAACAGCCTCAAAACTATCATGC AAATGTCTTTCTTGGTCTTGCGCAAGATAAACTGAATCACTTCCTCGAATCCGAAAGAGCGTACCTCGCGGCCACTCGCATCAAGGGCGACGATAAAACAGCGTGGCAGGGACTCATAAGTCTCTATGAAAGACAAGGAATTCAGTACCTGGAGCAGTATCGAGAGGTTGTAATCAAACTTGGGCTGGTATTTGCTGCTCT TGACGATAAACATCGGTGTCAAGATGTCGTGGACAAATACGTTGCCTTTACAAGGAAGAATGGAACCCGCCTGCAGTACAAGAGAGCCCTTGAACTACATTTGCCGACAAGCCCGCTCTATGATTATCTCGAAGGTCGTCTGCCTCACCCTGCCCATACTTACCAACGTCTCATCGAAATTTCCGAATCGGAAGAAAGAGAGTTTATTAATCGGGAGATCGGTGAACGAAGAACTCGCCTCGGAGCACGTATCGACCAAGTTACTCTGGAGGTAAAGCGAGATGCCTACAGGCGGAGCGAACTAGAAGAGTTATATCGGGGAATCGTCAATTGGTCGCACGATGACCAAATTCGACGCACATACGAAGAGAAACTACTACAGAGGGCATATGATGTTCTTACTGTTCTTCCCGCGAATGAGAAGCAtgcaaagagagaagaggtgCTACAGGCTGCTCGAGATATGGTTATTATCAAGCATCCGTTTGAACTTGCTTGGAAGATCGTACTGGAATGGCAAGACGTCGAGAATTTCTCCCAATGGGACCGGCCCTTTCTTGAAGATTTCATCGAGTTCTTCCCTGGAGATGATCTTACCAAGGTCCTCAAAGGATTTTTGGCGAGCGACCTCTCTCCGTTCCCCAAAGAGCCGGCCAAGCggaatgaagaagctgagaaaTCCGAAAATGGAAATGGAGAAGAGGTGGCTGCACAGGATCGCCTCCTCATGATGGTGGAAGGGTTCGAAATGTCTTCCGCATCAATCGTTGCCCACAGAATCATGGCGGAGCTTTATTCGTCTCTCGAGGAGTACGAAAGTGTTGTCGATGTATGCCGTAAGGGACTTCAAAATGTGGATGACCTTGTCAGAAGGACGGGTATCAGTCTTCAAAACACTTCCGACTCTCTAAACATAGCACTGGCAAACTCCCTCATTTACCACCAGTCCCCACGAAATCATCCTGAAGCTCAGAGGATCTTCCAGGATATACTACAAAGGCATCCAACTTCCACCAGCTGTCTTCTCGGCATCGGTCTCATCCTCAAGGTCGATGAAGATTACCCGGAAGCGGTCAATTTCTTGGAACGTGCTTTGGAGCGGGACCATTCAAACCTCAAAGTTCGTGGCGAATTGTCATGGTGTAGAGCACTAAATGGAGATCTTTCTTCCGGCCTTTCAGGACTCCAGGACGTTCTCGAAGAGCTGCAAGCTtcggaaaaagaaaatcgaGTTTTCAAGGGCGAGATTCTCTATCGCATCGGATACTGCCAGTGGGAGATTGATCCATCACCTGCTGCCCGGAAAAATCGGGCTGGTGCGTATGCCAGTTTTCTCGCTTCCGTTCAAGCCAATATAAGCTTTGCGCCGGCTTATACTAGCTTGGGCCTCTACTATGCAGATTATAAGAAGGACAAAGTTCGGGCGCGGAGGTGCTTCCACAAGGCCTTCGAACTATCCCCGTCTGAGATTGTCGCAGCTGAGAGGTTAGCGAGGACCTTTGCAGATCAAAAGGAATGGGATCTTGTTGAAGCTGTCTCGCAACGTGTTGTTGACTCTGGCAAGGCGAAACCTGCGCCCGGCTCGAAAAGAAAAGGCTACAGTTGGCCATACGCTGCTCTCGGTACAGTCCAGATTAACAAGCAACAGTATCCTAAGAGTATTGTTTCATTTCAAGCGGCTCTTCGAATCTCTCCTGATGATTATCATTCGTGGGTTGGTCTGGGTGAAAGTTACCACAATTCCGGCAGATACATCGCCGCTACAAAGGCATTCTATCACGCCCAGCAGTTAGAACCCACGCTCTCGAACACCGAAAAAGGGCAAATCTGGTTCGCTCGGTACATGCTTGCGAACGTGAAGCGGGAACTTGGTGAATATGACGATGCCATCGCGAGATACGAGGAGGTGCTCAAAATCCGTCCGAATGAGCTGGGTGTTACGATAGCATTACTTCAGACGCTTACAGAAAATTCCTGGAAGTGCCTCGAGTCTGGGCTCTTCAATGACTGTGCCGAGCTTGCCAGAAAGGCAATCATTGTGGCCAAGTCGCTAGCCACTGAAAGAGCCGACATTTTCAACCTATGGAAGGGCGTAGGCGATGCGTGCGCGATACTCTCATATGTCAAGTCAAAAGCAGCCAAACTACCGATGAAGGAAGTCCGGGGTCTACTTTCCACTCAGCTCGAAGCTTCCGCTCTGTGCATCCTCACAGACGTCGATGATGTTGGAGAAAATCACTTGACGGCTTTGGACGATGGGAAAGATATTCTTACACTGGCGAACGACTGCATGTATGCCTCTATTCTGGCATACAAACGTGCCATCCATGTCTCGCTGCAAGACACTCATGCCCAGGCTGTGTCCTGGTACAATCTTGGCTGGGCAGAATACCGAGCGTCCAGGTGCATCAAGCTTGTTGgtgagaaaaagaagcagtcGCGCAGGCTTCTAAAGGCAGCAATGCGGTGCTTCAAGAGAGCCATTGAGCTCGAGGCTGGGAATTCTGAGTTCTGGAATGCTCTTGGAGTAGTGACCACAAGCATGAGTCCGAGAGTTGCGCAGCACGCATTCGTCCGAAGCTTGCACTTGAATGACCGAAGCGCACAGGTTTGGACGAACTTGGGAACACTTTACCTCATCCATAATGACATCCAACTATCCAACGAGGCATTTACTCGCGCACAATCGACCGATCCTGATTATTCCCAGGCGTGGGTTGGTCAGGGTTTCCTCGCTCTACTGTTTGGTGAACCACGGGAGGCTAGGGGGCTGTTTGAGCATGCTTTCGACATCTCTCGGTCATCATCAAGATTGCCCAAGCAGCAGTATACACTAACGCTGTTTGATCATCTCGTTGCAGACGCTTCAGTGTCAAACGAAGTTTCCCAATTGATCCAACCGCTCTTCACACTCTATCAGCTGACCAGCCAAGATCCCTCCGACCTACCCTTTGTCcatctcttctcccttctaGCCGAGAGGATAGGGGAATTCTCAGACGCCGAGTCGAACTTACGCAACCTCAGTTTGCATGTCGAGGCAGAATATGAAGTGTCTGAATCGGCGACATCACTTTCCAGATACGCACAAGCAAATGCGGACATTGCCCGTGtgctcttggctcgccaggaATAcgaagaggctgcagagAAGGCAGAAACAGCACTGATGTTGTCGTCAGAGGAGGACTCCGAAAAGTTCGAGCCTGAAATGTACAAAAACTTGCGCTTGTCCGCGCATCTGACAGCCGGTCTTGCGCATTACTATATGAGAGCCATGGACAATGCAATCGACATGTTCCGCGATGCACTTCAAGAAGCGGATAACTCGCCAGACGTCGTTTGTCTGCTCGCACAGGTCCTGTGGGCAAAGggcggcgaagaggaaaggacCGTTGCTCGACAGCAGCTGTTTGAATGCGTTGAGAGCTACCCAGATCATGTTGGAGCGGTTACACTTTTGGGGGCGATCGCGCTTCTTGACGACGACAGAGACGTCATCGAGGCCGTTGAGTCCGATCTCCACAACATGATCACCAGAGACGATATCGAGATTCATCAGAGAGCGAGGTTAATCAAGCTCTTGACTGCAATCTCCGCGTGCGTTGCTGGTGATTCAGATGTCCCAAGTGAGACGAGACGTATCGGAGAGGCCGCTGCGGCGGTAATGAGAGCGCCTTACGACCCTCAAGGCTGGCTGGAACTATCCTCGGCTGCACAAGAATCACACCCTGCTGAAATGGGCGTCAAGACCGCTCTGCAGAGTGTTCCTCCTCGAAGTAATCTTGACGCTAACGACTTGTCAAAGGCATATTCACAGACCGGAAAGGCTAGCGATGCACTGCGGGCGATCATGGTTGCGCCATGGATGCAAGGCGGTTGGCAGGAACTGAGCCATATAGTCTCAGCTACCTAG
- a CDS encoding sterylglucosidase 1 (transcript_id=CADANIAT00010066), which produces MASLRLRIDGARFKDPQNREITLRGINVAGEAKYPKSPNVPSNVADNFFDADNVSFVGRPFSLDEAHTHFSRLWKLGYNTIRYMFTWEAIEHEGPGKYDDEWISFTIEVLRIAKQYQFYVFMDPHQDVWSRLSGGSGAPAWTLYAAGLDPRGFKKTQAALVQNTWDDPAKFPKMIWATNYTRLVCQTMFTLFWAGRDFAPKAIIDGMNIQDYLQSHYISACRYFAQKIHDAGDLENDVVIGWESLNEPQRGLIGYQDISVIPPEQQLQLGTSPTAFQAMLTGSGRACEEPIWGFGGFGPYQSGRELVDPEGETAWLPVTYDDTKYGWTRDPNWKLGECLWAQHGVWDPATDELLQKDYFAKKPRTGEPLDYDKFTNTYFLEHYRAYTEAIRSVWPGAIMLCQPPVMEIPPDIKGSNDDDPNMVHAVHYYDGLTLMSKHWNRLYNVDVIGVLRGKYLTPAFGVKIGETAIRNCLRDQLKFLRDESFRYMGNHPLIFTETGIPYDMDDKYAYKTGDYSSQISAMDACHYALEGSSSNGFTLWVYTAKLLQNDHEWGDQWNGEDLSIYSVDDLELPSGKFLDHGSASRLDHQSPSYSSSHSHNSNQQISPRNLKDAIKTPSISSQVSQLDEDRLGYRAAEAYLRPSPIVTNGLVSEYVFDLRNCSFSMSLVGNRAISGQDTPTEIFLPEFHFPETHTEVNISSGEWLIDHVELRDVGVQRLRWWHPEGDQSIKILGVKRKGGALAAPSAEDVSYLEQCQTGGCIVM; this is translated from the exons ATGGCGTCCCTTCGCCTGCGAATCGATGGCGCTAGGTTCAAAGATCCTCAGAATCGTGAGATTACATTAAGAGGAATCAACGTGGCAGGAGAAGCCAAATATCCAAAGTCTCCCAATGTTCCCTCGAACGTCGCTGATAATTTTTTTGACGCCGACAACGTCTCATTTGTCGGACGGCCGTTCTCACTTGACGAAGCACATACACACTTTTCCAGGCTGTGGAAACTCGGTTATAATACTATAAGGTACATGTTTACTTGGGAGGCCATTGAACACGAAGGACCTGGTAAATATGATGACGAGTGGATATCCTTCACTATAGAAGTGCTTAGAATTGCGAAGCAATATCAGTTCTACGTGTTCATGGATCCGCACCAGGATGTG TGGTCAAGGCTTTCTGGAGGTTCTGGCGCACCAGCGTGGACTCTTTACGCTGCGGGTCTGGACCCTAGAGGATTTAAAAAAACTCAGGCTGCCTTGGTGCAGAACACTTGGGATGACCCTGCCAAATTTCCGAAAATGATCTGGGCTACGAATTATACAAGACTGGTTTGCCAGACGATGTTCACGCTCTTCTGGGCAGGGCGAGATTTCGCACCCAAGGCAATCATAGACGGCATGAATATTCAGGACTACCTTCAGAGTCACTATATCTCTGCTTGTAGATACTTCGCGCAGAAGATCCACGATGCTGGTGATCTTGAAAACGATGTGGTTATCGGATGGGAAAGCCTTAACGAACCTCAACGGGGGCTGATTGGCTACCAAGACATATCCGTCATACCTCCAGAACAACAGCTCCAGTTAGGAACGTCGCCGACTGCTTTTCAAGCTATGCTCACCGGTTCAGGTCGTGCTTGTGAAGAGCCAATATGGGGATTTGGAGGGTTCGGTCCTTATCAGAGCGGCCGGGAACTTGTGGACCCCGAGGGCGAGACCGCTTGGCTGCCAGTTACCTATGATGACACCAAGTATGGCTGGACGAGGGACCCCAACTGGAAGTTGGGCGAATGCTTGTGGGCTCAGCATGGGGTCTGGGATCCTGCGACAGACGAGCTCTTACAGAAAGACTACTTTGCGAAGAAACCCCGAACTGGCGAGCCACTAGATTACGACAAGTTCACTAACACCTATTTTTTAGAGCACTATAGAGCCTATACAGAAGCTATCAGGAGTGTATGGCCCGGTGCTATCATGCTTTGCCAACCTCCAGTCATGGAGATTCCGCCTGACATCAAAGGGTCAAATGATGATGATCCGAACATGGTTCATGCCGTTCACTATTATGACGGCCTCACACTCATGTCAAAGCATTG GAATCGTCTCTATAACGTGGATGTGATAGGCGTCCTCCGTGGGAAATACCTCACGCCAGCTTTTGGCGTGAAAATAGGAGAGACGGCAATCCGAAACTGCTTGCGCGATCAGCTTAAATTTCTGAGAGACGAGAGCTTTAGGTACATGGGGAACCACCCGCTGATATTCACCGAGACTGGGATACCCTACGACATGGATGACAAATACGCCTATAAAACTGGTGATTACAGCAGCCAGATCAGCGCTATGGATGCATGCCACTACGCGCTAGAAGGAAGTTCCTCCAATGGCTTCACTTTGTGGGTTTATACGGCAAAG CTCCTTCAGAATGATCATGAGTGGGGCGACCAGTGGAATGGAGAAGATTTGTCTATATATTCGGTCGACGACCTAGAGCTTCCGAGCGGCAAGTTCTTGGATCACGGATCCGCTAGCCGGTTAGACCACCAATCCCCTTCATACTcgtccagccacagccacaacaGCAACCAACAGATAAGCCCTAGGAACTTGAAAGATGCGATCAAGACACCTTCTATATCGTCACAAGTATCTCAGCTAGATGAGGACAGATTGGGATACCGTGCTGCAGAGGCTTACCTTCGACCTAGCCCTATCGTCACTAATGGGTTAGTATCCGAGTATGTGTTCGATCTGCGGAACTGTAGCTTCTCTATGTCACTTGTTGGGAATAGAGCGATATCGGGACAGGATACCCCGACGGAGATCTTCCTCCCGGAATTTCATTTCCCGGAAACCCATACCGAAGTGAATATCAGCTCGGGGGAGTGGTTGATTGACCACGTAGAACTCAGGGATGTCGGTGTCCAGCGGCTCCGGTGGTGGCATCCCGAGGGTGATCAGAGTATTAAGATCCTGGGTGTCAAGCGCAAAGGTGGTGCTTTAGCAGCCCCATCGGCGGAGGACGTTAGCTACCTTGAGCAGTGTCAGACGGGAGGATGCATCGTGATGTAG